From one Oceanimonas doudoroffii genomic stretch:
- the lysC gene encoding lysine-sensitive aspartokinase 3, with the protein MNQPVVAKFGGTSVADADAMSRCAAILENNTGTRLAVLSASSGVTNLLVALASGSHGPEARTDMLQQLSAIQHRILDSLERPEMLTRHIEDILNHIKELADGAAISPTKAIGDEIVAQGELMSTRLFVELLRRRGTDAVWFDVRKVMRTDDRFGRAAPDLATLKAEVEKELKPLCAKQLVVTQGFIGAAPDGRTTTLGRGGSDYSAALLGEALNAAAVEIWTDVPGIYTTDPRLVSEARAIPEISFSEASEMATFGAKVLHPATLQPAVRCQIPVFVGSSRAPEEGGTWIRNTTPSQPLFRALALRRNQVLLTLTSQSMFQAHGFLAEVFGILAKHKISVDLITTSEISVSLTLDAGAELLTQEVQDELAKHCHLKVEEGLALVALIGNRMSEAGGTASRVFQAVNEVNIRMICYGASPHNFCFLVDEANANQVIADLHQELLPA; encoded by the coding sequence TTGAACCAACCCGTTGTAGCCAAATTCGGTGGAACCAGCGTTGCCGACGCCGATGCCATGAGCCGTTGTGCCGCCATTCTTGAAAACAATACCGGTACCCGGCTGGCGGTGCTGAGCGCCAGCTCCGGCGTAACCAACCTGCTGGTGGCACTGGCCTCGGGTAGCCACGGCCCGGAAGCGCGCACGGACATGCTGCAGCAACTGTCCGCCATTCAGCATCGCATTCTCGACAGCCTTGAGCGTCCCGAGATGCTGACCCGGCACATCGAGGACATTCTCAACCACATCAAGGAGCTGGCCGACGGCGCCGCCATCAGCCCGACCAAGGCCATCGGCGACGAAATCGTAGCCCAGGGGGAGCTGATGTCGACCCGCCTGTTTGTGGAGCTGCTGCGCCGTCGTGGCACCGATGCGGTCTGGTTTGACGTGCGCAAGGTGATGCGCACCGACGATCGCTTTGGTCGTGCCGCGCCGGATCTGGCTACCCTCAAGGCGGAAGTGGAAAAAGAACTCAAGCCCCTGTGCGCCAAGCAGCTGGTGGTGACGCAAGGCTTCATCGGCGCCGCCCCCGACGGCCGTACCACCACCCTTGGACGGGGTGGCAGCGACTATTCCGCCGCCCTGCTGGGAGAGGCGCTGAACGCCGCCGCCGTGGAAATCTGGACCGACGTGCCCGGCATCTATACCACGGATCCGCGCCTGGTGAGCGAGGCCCGCGCCATTCCCGAAATCAGCTTCAGCGAAGCCTCGGAAATGGCCACCTTTGGCGCCAAGGTACTGCACCCGGCCACCCTGCAGCCGGCGGTGCGCTGCCAGATCCCGGTGTTCGTGGGCTCCAGCCGTGCGCCGGAAGAAGGCGGCACCTGGATTCGCAACACCACCCCCAGCCAGCCGCTGTTTCGAGCCCTGGCCCTGCGCCGCAATCAGGTGCTGCTGACCCTGACCAGCCAGAGCATGTTTCAGGCGCATGGTTTTCTGGCCGAGGTATTCGGCATTCTGGCCAAGCACAAGATTTCGGTGGATCTGATCACCACCTCGGAGATCAGCGTGTCGCTGACCCTGGACGCCGGCGCCGAGCTGCTGACCCAGGAAGTGCAGGACGAACTGGCCAAACACTGTCACCTCAAGGTGGAAGAAGGCCTGGCACTGGTAGCACTGATTGGCAACCGCATGAGCGAGGCCGGCGGCACCGCCAGCCGAGTGTTCCAGGCGGTGAACGAGGTCAATATTCGCATGATCTGCTACGGCGCCAGCCCCCACAACTTCTGCTTCCTGGTGGATGAAGCCAACGCCAACCAGGTGATCGCCGATCTGCACCAGGAATTGCTGCCGGCGTAA
- a CDS encoding cupin domain-containing protein: protein MDLPERLKWLRGQHGLTQRELARRAGVSNSLISQIEQAAVNPSVATLKRVLDGFPISMGAFFSLERRCGRQVFFRAGELVEFGSNGVTMWLVGPLTGERKLALLRECYPPGADTGPEMLSNEAEEAGLVLRGEIEITVGEECRVLKAGDGYYFDTHQPHRFRNLGSEVCELVSAATPPTF from the coding sequence ATGGACTTGCCGGAACGCCTGAAATGGCTGCGCGGACAGCACGGCCTGACCCAGCGGGAGCTAGCCCGTCGCGCCGGAGTCAGCAACAGCCTGATCTCGCAAATTGAGCAGGCCGCGGTCAATCCATCGGTGGCCACCCTCAAGCGGGTGCTGGATGGCTTTCCCATCTCCATGGGGGCGTTTTTCAGCCTGGAACGGCGCTGTGGCCGGCAGGTGTTCTTTCGCGCCGGTGAGCTGGTGGAGTTTGGCAGCAACGGCGTCACCATGTGGCTGGTGGGGCCGCTGACCGGCGAACGCAAGCTGGCGCTGCTGCGAGAATGCTATCCGCCCGGCGCCGATACCGGCCCGGAGATGCTCAGCAACGAGGCGGAAGAGGCCGGCCTGGTGCTGCGCGGCGAAATCGAAATCACCGTGGGGGAAGAGTGCCGAGTGCTGAAGGCCGGCGACGGCTATTATTTCGACACCCATCAGCCCCACCGCTTTCGCAACCTGGGCTCCGAAGTATGCGAGCTGGTGTCGGCGGCCACGCCACCGACGTTTTAA
- the potI gene encoding putrescine ABC transporter permease PotI: MNNIPVSRSWARPLILWLGFGFLYAPMLLLIVYSFNSSRLVTVWAGWSTKWYGELLADDMMMQAVGLSLTIAFFAASTAVVLGTVAGFVLTRIGRFRGENGFAFMITAPLVMPEVITGLSLLLLFVAMGDWLGWPAQRGMSTIWIAHVTFCTAYVAVVVSSRLRELDRSLEEAAMDLGARPLRVFFVITLPIIAPAIIAGWLLAFTLSLDDLVIASFVSGPNATTLPMVVFSSVRLGVSPKINALATIIIVIVSLVTFVGWWLMARAEKRRAQEAAAARAA; this comes from the coding sequence ATGAACAATATTCCCGTCAGCCGCTCCTGGGCGCGGCCGCTCATTCTCTGGCTGGGCTTTGGCTTTCTTTACGCCCCCATGCTGCTGCTGATCGTTTACTCCTTTAACAGCTCCCGGCTGGTGACCGTGTGGGCCGGCTGGTCCACCAAATGGTATGGCGAGCTGCTGGCCGACGACATGATGATGCAGGCGGTGGGGCTCAGCCTGACCATTGCCTTTTTTGCCGCCAGCACCGCCGTGGTGCTGGGCACGGTGGCGGGGTTTGTGCTGACCCGCATCGGCCGTTTTCGCGGCGAGAACGGCTTTGCCTTTATGATCACCGCGCCCCTGGTCATGCCCGAGGTGATCACCGGGCTGTCGCTGTTGCTGCTGTTTGTGGCCATGGGCGATTGGCTGGGCTGGCCGGCCCAACGGGGCATGAGCACCATCTGGATTGCCCATGTCACCTTCTGTACCGCCTATGTGGCGGTGGTGGTGAGTTCCCGGCTGCGGGAGCTCGACCGCTCCCTGGAGGAAGCCGCCATGGATCTGGGGGCGCGGCCGCTTCGTGTGTTCTTTGTCATTACCCTGCCGATCATCGCCCCGGCCATTATCGCCGGCTGGCTGCTGGCCTTTACCCTGTCCCTGGACGATCTGGTGATCGCCAGCTTTGTGTCCGGGCCCAACGCCACCACCCTGCCCATGGTGGTGTTTTCCAGCGTGCGCCTGGGGGTGAGCCCCAAGATCAACGCCCTGGCCACCATCATTATCGTGATCGTATCGTTGGTGACCTTTGTGGGCTGGTGGCTGATGGCCCGGGCCGAAAAGCGCCGGGCTCAGGAAGCCGCCGCCGCCCGTGCGGCCTGA
- a CDS encoding cupin domain-containing protein gives MDIGQRLKTIRLQAKLSQRELAKRSGVTNGFISQVEKNLVSPSIGSLKKLLDGFPMTLADFFADEDAVGADHPVVYRAEDQPERGTGDIGYRLVGGRFPDRHITLLRETMPPGADTGPDLLSHPGQECGVVITGQLQLQVGERRFELGPGDGYYFDSTEPHRFINIGEDELYIVSASQPKAL, from the coding sequence ATGGACATTGGACAGCGCCTCAAGACCATACGCCTGCAGGCAAAACTGTCCCAGCGGGAGCTGGCCAAGCGCTCTGGCGTGACCAACGGCTTTATCTCCCAGGTGGAAAAAAACCTGGTCAGCCCGTCCATCGGCTCACTGAAGAAGCTGCTCGACGGTTTTCCCATGACCCTGGCGGACTTCTTTGCCGACGAAGACGCCGTTGGTGCCGATCACCCGGTGGTGTACCGGGCCGAAGATCAGCCCGAGCGCGGCACCGGCGACATCGGCTATCGCCTGGTCGGCGGCCGCTTTCCCGATCGTCACATCACCCTGCTGCGGGAAACCATGCCCCCCGGCGCCGATACCGGCCCCGACCTGCTCAGCCACCCGGGCCAAGAATGCGGCGTGGTCATTACCGGACAATTGCAGCTGCAGGTGGGTGAACGCCGCTTTGAGCTGGGCCCGGGCGACGGCTACTACTTCGACAGCACCGAGCCCCACCGTTTTATCAATATCGGCGAAGACGAGCTGTATATCGTCTCCGCCAGCCAGCCCAAGGCACTTTAA
- a CDS encoding translation initiation factor: MSNIVFSTNPDWQPQQGRDQDGPGLFPNDGVVRLRRETKGRKGAGVICVYGIGPERVGEVAKKLKKQLGTGGAVKKGVIEIQGDRLEQIKQWLEKAGFTVKQVGG, encoded by the coding sequence ATGAGCAATATCGTTTTCAGCACCAATCCCGACTGGCAACCGCAGCAGGGCCGCGACCAGGACGGCCCCGGCCTGTTTCCCAACGACGGTGTGGTGCGCCTGCGCCGGGAAACCAAGGGCCGCAAGGGCGCCGGGGTGATTTGCGTGTATGGCATCGGCCCAGAACGGGTGGGCGAGGTGGCCAAAAAGCTGAAAAAGCAGCTGGGCACCGGCGGCGCGGTCAAGAAGGGGGTGATTGAAATTCAGGGCGATCGCCTCGAGCAGATAAAACAATGGCTGGAAAAGGCCGGTTTTACCGTGAAGCAGGTCGGCGGCTAA
- a CDS encoding ROK family transcriptional regulator produces the protein MTRAQIANVDLVKQVNCSAVYRLIDSRGPISRVRIAELSHLAPASVTKITRSLLEQGLIRELEHQASTGGRRAISLTTVTHPFHLVAVKLGREELRLTLYDLSGRAHARHVLPFPRREQDVLLPALHRHIADFIQHEAAGLRLMAVGLVMPGLTDAQAGRVLAHPCYPLAGVPLAERLGASLGLPVFIGNDIRAQALAEHYYGASQDCLDSVLVSVHHGVGAGIITEGRIFKSQGRDVAEIGHIHVDPLGERCDCGNFGCLETMVADAALLRQARHMLDQGYHSSLAEQELTMGALCRAALEQDRLAVNILCQAAERLGQVMAIVINLFNPQRVLLSGALCEAESLVFPIINKAIRHQSLPGFHQGQVLIRARFQDDQTIGGLALVKRGLLEGELLQRIMEQKS, from the coding sequence ATGACCCGCGCGCAAATCGCCAACGTTGATCTGGTCAAACAGGTCAACTGCTCTGCCGTCTACCGGCTTATCGACAGCCGTGGCCCCATTTCCCGAGTGCGCATCGCCGAACTCAGCCACCTGGCGCCGGCCAGCGTCACCAAGATCACCCGCTCCCTGCTTGAGCAGGGACTGATTCGAGAGCTGGAGCATCAGGCGTCCACCGGGGGCCGGCGCGCCATTTCCCTGACCACGGTGACCCATCCCTTTCACCTGGTGGCGGTCAAACTGGGCCGGGAAGAGCTGCGCCTGACCCTGTACGATCTGTCGGGCCGGGCCCATGCCCGCCATGTGCTGCCGTTTCCCCGCCGGGAGCAGGACGTGCTGCTCCCGGCGCTGCACCGGCACATTGCCGACTTTATACAGCATGAGGCCGCCGGGCTGCGGCTGATGGCGGTGGGCCTGGTAATGCCCGGCCTCACCGATGCCCAGGCCGGCCGGGTGCTGGCCCACCCCTGTTACCCCCTGGCGGGAGTGCCCCTGGCCGAACGCCTGGGCGCCAGCCTGGGGCTGCCGGTGTTTATCGGCAACGATATTCGCGCCCAGGCCCTGGCGGAGCATTATTACGGCGCATCCCAGGATTGCCTGGACTCGGTGCTGGTCAGCGTGCACCACGGAGTGGGCGCCGGCATTATCACCGAAGGCCGCATCTTCAAGAGCCAGGGCCGGGACGTGGCCGAGATCGGCCATATACATGTGGATCCACTGGGCGAACGCTGCGACTGCGGCAATTTCGGCTGCCTGGAGACCATGGTGGCCGACGCCGCCCTGCTGCGTCAGGCCAGGCACATGCTGGATCAGGGCTATCACAGCAGCCTGGCGGAGCAGGAGCTCACCATGGGCGCACTGTGCCGGGCGGCGCTGGAGCAGGACCGGCTGGCGGTGAATATTCTGTGCCAGGCCGCCGAACGCCTGGGCCAGGTCATGGCCATTGTCATCAACCTGTTCAACCCACAACGGGTGCTGCTGAGCGGCGCCCTGTGCGAGGCCGAGTCGCTGGTGTTTCCCATTATCAACAAGGCCATTCGCCATCAGTCCCTGCCCGGTTTTCACCAGGGCCAGGTGCTGATCCGCGCCCGATTTCAGGACGATCAGACCATAGGCGGGCTCGCCCTGGTCAAGCGCGGCCTGCTGGAAGGCGAACTGCTGCAACGCATTATGGAGCAAAAGTCATGA
- a CDS encoding TMEM165/GDT1 family protein, whose product MEALTTSTLAVSIAEIGDKTQLLALILACRFRKPLPIIWGIFLATLINHALAGSVGIWIQSWLDPQWLRWLLALSFFAMAAWMLIPDKADDEDSRFYRLGPFVATFVLFFLAEIGDKTQIATTLLAARFVDEFWLVVAGTTLGMMVANLPAVLAGHKGAGRLPMHWIHGASALIFLVLGVTTLWWPWS is encoded by the coding sequence TTGGAAGCCCTCACCACCTCGACCCTGGCCGTGTCCATCGCCGAAATTGGCGACAAGACCCAGTTGCTGGCCCTGATCCTGGCCTGCCGGTTCAGAAAACCCCTGCCCATTATCTGGGGTATTTTTCTCGCCACCCTGATCAACCACGCCCTCGCCGGCTCGGTTGGAATATGGATACAGTCCTGGCTGGATCCGCAATGGCTGCGCTGGCTGCTGGCACTGTCCTTCTTCGCCATGGCGGCCTGGATGCTGATTCCCGACAAGGCCGACGACGAAGACAGCCGCTTTTACCGCCTGGGGCCCTTTGTGGCGACCTTTGTGCTGTTTTTCCTGGCGGAGATCGGTGACAAGACCCAGATCGCCACCACCCTGCTGGCGGCCCGGTTTGTGGATGAGTTCTGGCTGGTGGTGGCCGGCACCACCCTGGGCATGATGGTGGCCAACCTGCCGGCGGTACTGGCCGGCCACAAGGGCGCCGGACGCTTGCCCATGCACTGGATACATGGCGCCAGCGCACTGATCTTCCTGGTACTGGGCGTGACCACACTATGGTGGCCCTGGTCCTGA
- the ald gene encoding alanine dehydrogenase has product MDIAVPREIKNHEYRVGMTPGGVHELTRAGHRVRVESGAGAGVGFSDEQYAAAGAELVSDVEALFAGAELIVKVKEPQPEEYRRLKPGQVLFTYLHLAPDEAQTKGLLASGCTAIAYETVTDAQGGLPLLAPMSEVAGRMAVQAGAHCLEKAQGGRGVLLGGVPGVLPARVLVLGGGVVGINAARMAMGLGADVTIFDKSLARLKELDALYGPRLKTLYSTADAIEAELARADLVIGAVLIPGASAPKLVTRAMLKKLPRGAVLVDVAIDQGGCFETSKPTTHQQPTFEVDGVVHYCVANMPGGVARTSTLALTNATLPFVQALANKGWRRALSDNAHLAEGLNVHNGKVVYQAVAEAHQLQHVPLEQVLMETVGDGSDI; this is encoded by the coding sequence ATGGATATCGCTGTACCCAGAGAAATCAAGAACCACGAATACCGGGTGGGCATGACGCCGGGGGGCGTGCATGAGCTGACCCGGGCCGGACACCGAGTACGGGTGGAAAGCGGCGCCGGGGCAGGGGTGGGCTTTTCCGATGAGCAATACGCCGCCGCCGGTGCCGAGCTGGTGAGCGACGTGGAGGCGCTCTTTGCCGGCGCCGAGCTCATCGTCAAGGTCAAGGAGCCCCAGCCCGAGGAGTACCGGCGGCTCAAGCCCGGTCAGGTGCTGTTTACCTATCTGCATCTGGCCCCAGACGAAGCTCAGACAAAAGGCCTGCTGGCCTCGGGCTGTACCGCCATCGCCTACGAAACCGTCACCGATGCTCAGGGCGGTCTGCCGTTGCTGGCGCCGATGAGCGAGGTGGCCGGTCGCATGGCGGTGCAGGCCGGCGCCCACTGCCTGGAAAAGGCCCAGGGCGGGCGAGGGGTGTTGCTGGGCGGCGTGCCCGGCGTTCTGCCGGCCCGTGTGCTGGTGCTGGGCGGCGGCGTGGTCGGCATTAATGCCGCGCGCATGGCCATGGGGCTGGGGGCGGACGTGACCATTTTCGACAAGTCACTGGCCCGGCTGAAGGAGCTGGATGCCCTCTACGGCCCTCGGCTCAAGACCCTGTATTCCACCGCCGATGCCATTGAAGCAGAGCTGGCCCGGGCCGATCTGGTGATCGGGGCCGTGCTGATACCCGGCGCCTCGGCGCCCAAGCTGGTGACCCGAGCCATGCTGAAAAAACTGCCGCGAGGGGCGGTGCTGGTGGATGTGGCCATCGATCAGGGTGGCTGTTTTGAAACCAGCAAGCCCACCACGCATCAGCAGCCCACCTTTGAGGTGGATGGTGTGGTGCACTATTGCGTGGCCAACATGCCCGGCGGTGTGGCGCGTACCTCCACCCTGGCACTGACCAACGCCACGCTGCCCTTTGTACAGGCCCTGGCCAACAAGGGGTGGCGCCGAGCCCTGAGTGACAATGCGCACCTGGCTGAGGGACTCAATGTGCATAACGGCAAGGTGGTTTATCAAGCGGTGGCCGAAGCACATCAGCTTCAACATGTGCCGCTGGAGCAGGTGCTGATGGAGACGGTCGGAGATGGCAGCGATATTTGA
- the nagA gene encoding N-acetylglucosamine-6-phosphate deacetylase, translating to MHALTHCTLFDGERLHRQTALVIDGDRIAALVPEHDLDAGLPRTDLQGAVLSAGFIDLQLNGCGGVMFNDAISATTLDRMHATNLASGTTSFLPTLITSPDDDMRRAVTLVRDYMARHPWRVPGLHLEGPYTNVARKGIHPAAQIRPLTEPMLTFLCEHADAIAMLTLAPEVNNPAHLRRLAQAGIHLAMGHTGADYDQAMAGFDAGIGFATHLYNAMSPTANGRQPGAVGAVYDAPRVAAGIIADGHHVHYANVRLAHRVLGERLCLVTDATAAAGAPPGFERFDFCGATVYVRDGKCVDEHGTLGGSALTMIDGVKNLVQQAGLSLEQSLAMASRNPAKVLGLDADIGTATPGRLANLVAFDTTFNVIATYVNGLPSS from the coding sequence ATGCACGCCCTCACCCACTGCACCCTGTTTGACGGCGAGCGCCTGCACCGCCAGACCGCCCTGGTTATCGACGGCGACCGCATTGCCGCCCTGGTGCCCGAGCACGACCTGGACGCCGGCCTGCCCCGCACCGATCTGCAAGGCGCCGTGCTCAGCGCCGGCTTTATCGATCTGCAGCTCAACGGCTGTGGCGGCGTCATGTTCAACGATGCCATCAGTGCCACCACCCTGGATCGCATGCACGCCACCAACCTGGCGTCGGGCACCACCAGTTTCCTGCCCACCCTGATCACCAGCCCCGATGACGACATGCGCCGGGCGGTGACCCTGGTGCGCGACTACATGGCCCGCCACCCCTGGCGGGTACCGGGGCTGCACCTGGAAGGCCCCTACACCAATGTGGCACGCAAAGGCATTCATCCAGCGGCCCAGATTCGGCCGCTGACCGAGCCCATGCTGACCTTCCTGTGTGAACACGCCGACGCCATCGCCATGCTCACCCTGGCCCCCGAAGTGAATAACCCGGCCCACCTGCGACGGCTCGCCCAGGCCGGCATTCACCTGGCCATGGGCCACACCGGCGCCGACTATGATCAGGCCATGGCCGGCTTTGACGCCGGTATCGGCTTTGCCACCCATCTCTATAACGCCATGTCCCCCACCGCCAACGGCCGCCAGCCCGGCGCCGTGGGGGCCGTCTATGACGCGCCCCGGGTAGCCGCCGGCATTATTGCCGACGGCCATCATGTGCATTACGCCAATGTGCGCCTGGCCCACAGGGTGCTGGGCGAGCGCCTGTGCCTGGTAACCGACGCCACCGCCGCCGCCGGTGCACCGCCGGGCTTTGAGCGGTTCGACTTCTGCGGCGCCACCGTCTATGTGCGGGACGGCAAATGCGTGGATGAGCACGGCACCCTGGGAGGCTCGGCGCTGACCATGATCGACGGGGTGAAAAACCTGGTACAGCAGGCGGGCCTGTCTCTGGAACAGTCCCTGGCCATGGCCAGCCGCAACCCGGCTAAGGTGCTGGGACTTGACGCTGATATCGGCACCGCTACTCCCGGCCGGCTGGCCAATCTGGTAGCATTTGATACAACCTTTAATGTCATCGCGACCTACGTCAACGGACTGCCTTCATCATGA
- the argA gene encoding amino-acid N-acetyltransferase, whose product MRENDAALVKAFRQSSPYVNLHRGSTFVIMLGGEAIDQENFPNIVSDIALLTSLGIRLVIVFGARPQIDRGLSEAGLSGVFHKHTRVTDEPSFRVIKDVCGGLQMDITARLSMGLINTPMQNARINVVTGNFVIAQPLGVDDGVDYIHSGRVRRIHTDTIHHQLANGATVLISPIGFSVTGESFNLSSEELARRLAIELKADKLIGFCSQRGVLDEDGVAIAELFPEQAEAHLQRLLEEGESLSGTARYLRAAISSCRGGVPRSHLVSYKEDGALIQELFTRDGLGTQIVSESAEQARQASIDDIGGILDLIRPLEEEGILVRRSREQLEMEIDQFTIIEKDGATIGCAALYPFPEEGMAEMACVAIHPDYRKGSRGDMLLNKIEEQARKRGMSRLFILTTRSIHWFRERGFEPVDVSALPMGKQKLYNFQRRSKIMLKDLNLKV is encoded by the coding sequence GTGCGCGAAAATGATGCCGCCCTGGTCAAGGCGTTCCGTCAATCCAGCCCCTATGTCAATCTGCACCGGGGCTCCACCTTCGTCATCATGCTGGGTGGCGAGGCCATCGATCAGGAAAACTTTCCCAATATCGTCAGCGATATCGCACTGCTCACCAGCCTCGGCATTCGGCTGGTGATCGTGTTTGGTGCCCGCCCGCAAATCGATCGAGGGCTGAGCGAGGCCGGACTCAGCGGCGTGTTTCACAAACACACCCGGGTCACCGACGAGCCCAGCTTTCGCGTGATCAAGGACGTGTGCGGCGGCCTGCAGATGGACATTACCGCCCGGCTGTCGATGGGGCTTATCAATACGCCCATGCAGAACGCCCGCATCAACGTGGTAACCGGCAACTTCGTCATTGCCCAGCCCCTGGGGGTGGATGACGGCGTCGACTACATTCATTCGGGCCGGGTGCGCCGCATTCATACCGACACCATTCACCATCAGCTGGCCAACGGCGCCACCGTGCTGATCTCCCCCATCGGGTTTTCGGTAACCGGTGAAAGCTTCAATCTGTCATCGGAAGAGCTGGCCCGCCGGCTGGCCATTGAGCTCAAGGCCGACAAGCTGATCGGGTTCTGCTCCCAGCGCGGCGTGCTGGATGAAGACGGCGTGGCCATTGCCGAACTGTTTCCCGAGCAGGCCGAAGCCCACCTGCAACGCTTGCTGGAAGAAGGGGAAAGCCTGTCGGGCACCGCCCGCTACCTGCGTGCGGCCATCTCCAGTTGCCGGGGCGGCGTGCCCCGCAGCCATCTGGTGAGCTACAAGGAAGACGGCGCCCTGATCCAGGAGCTGTTCACCCGTGACGGCCTGGGCACCCAGATCGTCAGCGAAAGTGCCGAGCAGGCCCGTCAGGCCAGCATTGACGACATCGGCGGCATTCTCGACCTGATTCGGCCGCTGGAAGAAGAAGGCATACTGGTGCGCCGCTCCCGGGAACAGCTGGAAATGGAGATCGATCAGTTCACCATTATCGAAAAGGACGGGGCCACCATCGGCTGCGCCGCCCTCTATCCCTTTCCCGAGGAGGGCATGGCGGAAATGGCCTGCGTGGCCATTCACCCCGATTACCGCAAGGGCAGCCGTGGCGACATGCTGCTGAACAAGATTGAGGAGCAGGCCCGCAAGCGCGGCATGAGCCGGCTGTTTATTCTGACCACCCGTTCCATTCACTGGTTCAGGGAGCGCGGCTTTGAGCCGGTGGACGTCAGCGCCCTGCCCATGGGCAAGCAGAAACTGTACAACTTTCAGCGCCGATCCAAGATCATGCTCAAGGACCTGAATCTGAAGGTCTGA
- the nhaD gene encoding sodium:proton antiporter NhaD — translation MTRKWSLCAAMLAVLASPAALAATGQLDLTGSAWGLLALAIFTVAYLLVTAEEYLHLRKSIPVLVAAGIIWVLIGWIYMQQGIPGVTEAAFRHNLLEYAELLLFLLVAMTYINAMEERRLFDTLRAWMIRRGFSYKALFWLTGFLSFFISPIADNLTTALLMCAVVTKVAEGDKRFINLCCINIVIAANAGGAFSPFGDITTLMVWQAGIVKFNEFFILFVPALVNYLVPALAMNFFIENRKPAARYEEVELKRGAIRIVLLFLLTIASAVACHSLLHLPPVLGMMTGLGYLQCFGYFLRRTLPSSLARKRALAIKRGDDEALKRLGSVVPFDVFSRVARAEWDTLLFFYGVVMCVGGLGYMGYLALMSDLLYNSWDAVYANITLGVLSAIIDNIPVMFAVLTMQPEMSHGNWLLITLTAGVGGSLLSIGSAAGVALMGQARGMYTFAGHLKWAPVIALGYVASILVHLWLNSESFNVYG, via the coding sequence ATGACAAGGAAATGGAGTCTGTGTGCGGCCATGCTGGCCGTGCTGGCCAGTCCTGCGGCGCTGGCCGCGACCGGGCAGCTGGATCTGACCGGCTCGGCCTGGGGCCTGCTGGCGCTGGCGATCTTCACGGTCGCTTACCTGCTGGTGACCGCGGAAGAATACCTGCACCTGCGCAAGTCGATACCGGTGCTGGTGGCGGCTGGTATCATATGGGTACTTATCGGCTGGATCTACATGCAGCAGGGCATACCCGGCGTCACCGAAGCAGCCTTTCGCCACAATTTGCTTGAATATGCAGAATTGTTGCTGTTCCTGCTGGTGGCCATGACCTATATCAACGCCATGGAAGAGCGGCGGCTGTTTGATACCCTGCGGGCCTGGATGATACGCCGGGGCTTCAGCTACAAGGCACTGTTCTGGCTGACCGGCTTTCTGTCGTTTTTTATCTCTCCCATCGCCGACAACCTGACCACGGCACTGCTGATGTGCGCCGTGGTGACCAAGGTGGCGGAAGGGGACAAACGCTTTATCAATCTCTGTTGCATCAATATCGTGATCGCCGCCAATGCCGGCGGCGCCTTCAGCCCTTTTGGCGACATTACCACCCTGATGGTGTGGCAGGCGGGCATCGTCAAGTTCAACGAGTTCTTTATTCTGTTCGTTCCGGCCCTGGTCAATTATCTGGTGCCGGCCCTGGCGATGAATTTCTTTATCGAAAACCGCAAGCCCGCCGCCCGTTATGAAGAGGTTGAGCTCAAGCGCGGGGCCATTCGCATCGTGTTGCTGTTTTTGCTCACCATCGCCTCGGCGGTGGCCTGTCACAGCCTGCTGCACTTGCCGCCGGTGCTGGGCATGATGACTGGCCTGGGTTATCTGCAGTGCTTTGGCTACTTCCTGCGGCGCACCCTGCCGAGTTCGCTGGCGCGCAAACGGGCGCTGGCCATCAAGCGGGGCGATGACGAGGCGCTCAAGCGCCTCGGCAGCGTGGTGCCCTTTGATGTGTTCAGCCGGGTGGCCCGGGCCGAGTGGGACACCCTGCTGTTTTTCTACGGGGTGGTGATGTGCGTGGGGGGCCTGGGCTACATGGGGTATCTGGCGTTGATGTCGGATCTGCTTTACAACAGCTGGGACGCGGTGTACGCCAACATTACTTTGGGGGTGCTGTCGGCCATCATCGACAACATTCCGGTGATGTTTGCGGTGCTCACCATGCAGCCGGAAATGTCCCACGGCAACTGGTTGCTGATCACCCTGACCGCCGGCGTGGGCGGCAGTCTGTTGTCCATCGGCTCCGCCGCCGGGGTAGCGCTGATGGGGCAGGCGAGGGGCATGTACACCTTTGCCGGCCACCTGAAGTGGGCGCCGGTGATCGCCCTGGGCTACGTCGCCAGTATTCTGGTGCACCTGTGGCTGAACAGCGAAAGCTTTAACGTTTACGGCTGA